The sequence below is a genomic window from Candidatus Epulonipiscium sp..
AAACCGGGTGTTTAATAGCACCCGGTTTTAATATTCTATCCCTTTTCTTGCTTCGATTCCACCACTTATAGGATGTTTTACTGATTCAATCACAGATATATAATGAACCCTATCTTTAATTGCATTTGTAAGTTTTCTACCCGTTAGTATTACTTCCATTTCTCGAGGCTTATGATCTAAAAGATTACAAACTTCCTTCTCATCTACTAAATCATTTTCAATTGCCCCTAGTATTTCATCTAATATTAGTATATCACATTCCCCTGTATCTAAAACTTTATTAGCAAAGTTCATTGCATTTATAATTTCATTTTTTAGTTCTTTTTTTTCATCTTCATTTAAGTTCCAAAAAAAGTCCCTAGGTTTCTCAAAGCGAAAAACTTTAAAATCCGGTTCCAACTTTTTCAGGGTCTGTAGTTCTCCTGTATAAGAGGATTTTAAAAACTGAATCATAATAACTTTCATCCCCTGGCCAATAGCCCTTATTCCCTGTCCGATGGCTGCCGTTGTTTTTCCCTTCCCATCGCCACTGTAAACTTGAATTAAACCTAGATCCATTTTTCTCACCTCCTTTAGTATTATAATATTATATTATAATTTTTTCAATTTTAATTAGAAAAACATCTTTTTATTAATAAAAAGATGTTTTTCATTGATTATTCTTTATTACCTAGCTCGTCATCATCCTCATCTTGCCTATTATTATCATCATCTATTTCCATCTTTGAAATGGAAACTTCATAAGCAATCTTAGATAGAACTTCTCCATCTTCCTTCTTTTTTTGATATTCTCGGCTTTGCACCCGTCCCCAAATTTTTAAATGATCCCCGACTTTTAGATGCTGGGCATATTTTGCATTTCTTCCCCAGGCTATACTTGGAATGTAATCCGACTTATGGTATGACCTATTTACAGCAAGAAGCATATCTGTTATCTCCCTACCAAATGGAGTTGTTCTATAGATAGGCTCTTTACATATGAATCCGTCTAAATAAATTTGATTCACATGTTTAATCTCTTCCTCGTCTTCGATAATCCCAAAATCAAGGGCAAAAATCGTAAGCAATAGTCTATTTTTCCCCTGCTCATATTGATTGTAGGAACGAAATTGTCCTTGCACTTCTACCATCGAATTTAAAATCCCCGTCTTTTCCCCTAACAATCTTTCAGAAATAGTTACCGGAAGGACATCTGAAATATTACTTAATCTAGGAACCTCTACCTTAAAAGTGTAAAAACCCTCCCCGTATACCCGATGGCTAAATTCGATATCTTTAATCACTTTTCCTATGATTTTGACTTGATTATTCTGTATAACATGCTCTGTCACTGCTCTCACCTCTCCCTTATTATCCTTATGTTCTTTAAATGTTTTTTCTATCAATACCATCTTTATTCTTAGATTTGATTTTTTAGAAGTGTTTTTTTTATTAGATAATGATAAAAGAAATTTTTTAACCCTATACGGGTGTTCATTACTTAAATTTTATATTTACACCCTATGTCAATATCATTAATCATGGCGGCGGTAACTGCAGCTAAGGCACTATATACTTCTTGTTCTTGGTTGAGGGGTAATGTAATCGAAAACTCTTGAGGCTCTAACTTTTTTCCGCTAAAAGTTGTTAAGGTCCTTTGAACGCAAAATTGAAGCCTTTTATTAATATCTTCTTGTTGTATACTAGAAGTTGTAATGCTCGCTCTAGGGTTAAAGCCATAGGTAATTAAACGTGTTCTGCTCCCTTTTAAAAGCTTAAAAGCTCCCCTGTCATCTGCATTCATTATATATACCCCGTCGGCATTTAACGCAAAAAATAGTTTTCCTTTGTCTAAATAAAATTTTTTATATTCCTCCTCACCTCTATCAATAGTATAAATGATAATATCGAAGGCAATGCCAAGAAAGTAATTGTTTTTTATACCCTCTTTTGTCAATCTTAAAATTGCTATATCAATATTATTTTTTTCTAATTCCTTAATATAATTCAAAAAGCAAACTTCTTCCCCGTATACTACAGAACCTAAATTTAGTTCCTTGATTATACCCACTTTCATTCCCGAATTTCTACATAACTGAGCTAGTATATCTATGGTTCTTGACTTCCCTTGATTTCCAAGTACACCTATCTTAACCATATCAAAGCCCCTTTTTTAGTCATTATTTTATATTTTATATTGATAGTTTTTGTATTCTTCTATACATTTATGTATATTTTTCGCCAAAAAACCACTTGAATTCCTGTATAATCAGGAAGTAAATAGAAACAAAAAAATCTATATATTGATTTTTTAAAAAAGAATGATACAATATGTAGTGGACACAGCTTTACCAATCCAAAATGCAGGAGGAATAATTTATGGAGCTAAAGGACTTACTCTTTCGTCATTACACAAAAGAATTACAAGATTCTACAAAAACTGTATATGACCTTTTTCAATGGAAAAATATCGATATTAAGATTGTCGACTACAGTACGGGGAAAATCATTATTGACATGGAAAACTTAGAATTTCCTACCCATTATTCGCAATCTGCTTGCGATATAATAGCAAGCAAATATTTTAGGAAAAAAGGGGTTCCAAATGATAGAGGCTATGAATACTCTCTCAAACAAGTTGTACATAGGATGACCGCCTTCTGGGTTGAATCGGCCTTACATGAGGGTTTAATCGATGAATCTAAAAAACAAATAGTATATGATGAACTGGCTTATATGATGTTAAACCAAATGTGGGCCCCTAATAGTCCTCAATGGTTTAATACGGGTTTAAAAATGGAATATGATATTGACGGCCCCCCCCAAGGACATTATTACTATGATGAGAAAAAGCAAGATGTTCTCCCTTCCGGGGATGCTTATACACGAACACAGGGTTCTGCTTGTTTTATTGTTAGCGTTGATGATTCTCTATTAGGTGAAAAATCTCTTACCGATCAACTTGTCACAGAAACAAGGCTTTTTAAATACGGTTCAGGAGTTGGGAGCAATTGGTCATCTATAAGGGCAAAAGGAGAACCTCTATCTGGTGGTGGAAAATCCTCTGGACTTATTAGCTTTTTAAAAGTATTCGATAGGAATGCCGGAGCAATCAAATCTGGCGGAACAACTAGAAGAGCAGCAAAGATGAATATCCTAGATATAGACCATCCAGAAATAGAAAATTTTATAACTTGGAAAGCCAAAGAAGAAGAAAAAGTGGCAGCTCTAGGTAAGATGGGATACTCCACCCACTTTGATAGCGAAGCTTACGAAACAGTCTCAGGACAAAATGCTAATAACTCTGTACGAATCTCCGATAAATTTATGGCTTCTCTCGATACCCCTGATGCCAAATGGAATCTTAAAGGAAGAATCGATGCTTCTATGGACAGGGAGATTTCTGTATCAGAACTTTGGGAAGACTTGGTTTATTCTGCCTGGCGATGTGGTGACCCTGGGGTACAATTTGATGATATCATCAATGGGTGGCATACCTGTCCTGCTGGTGAAGACGGCGAACTAGGTAAAAAGCATAACCGCATTAATGCCAGCAACCCATGTTCTGAATACATGTTCTTAGATGATACTGCATGTAACCTTGCAAGTATTAATATTACAAAGTACTATGACCACGAAAACAACCGTTTTGATATTGAAGGATATCTTCACTCAATAAAAATGGTCCAAATTGTTCTAGAGGCAACTATACATTGGGGGCAATTTCCTACTGCAGATATAGCAAGGAAATCCTATCACTTTAGAACCACAGGTTTAGGCCTGACTAACCTTGGGGCACTGTTTATGTTAATGGCAAAACCTTATGATTCTGATGAGGCAAGAAATATCTCTGCTTCCCTTATGAGCATATTAACTGGATATTCTTATTACATTTCTTCATTATTTGCAAAACAATTAAAACCCTTCACCTATTTTGATATTAATAAAGAAGAAATGTTAAGGGTAATTAAGAATCACGCTAAAGCTGCCAATTACGATAAATATGAAGAGGATTTCCAAGGACTTAATTATGACCCCGTAGTGATAGAGCATTCTATCCTTACTAAAGAAAACCATAGAAATATTTCCGATTGCTTAAAAATAGTATGGGAAAATGCCCTGGAATACGGGAAAGCTTATGGATTTAGAAATGCCCAAGTTTCGGTACTTGCTCCAACGGGGACAATTGCCTTTGCTATGGACTGCGCAACCACCTCATCCGAACCTTTCTTTAGTCATGTGGCCTATAAAAAGCTGGTTGGTGGGGGTAGTATGGAAATCGTAAACCCTATTATACCCATTGCCCTAAAAAAACTTGGATACACCAAAGAGCAAACAGAAGATATCGTTAAATATGTTCTTCGCAGAGAAAATAAAAATGGGTTTGATATAATCGCCGATGGAAAAATCGAAGGAGCACCCCATTTAAAGGAAGAGCACTATCCTATCTTTGACACCGCCAATCGTTGTGGAAGTGGAAAAAGATATATTCTCCCTGAAGGTCATGTGAGAATGATGGGAGCATTAACCCCCCATATTTCTGGGGCAATAAGTAAGACCGTAAATCTACCCCATGATGCATCTGCAGGGGATATCAAAAAAATTTATCTTTTGTCTTGGAAACTTGGTGTTAAGGCCATTGCTCTTTATAGGGACGGGTGTAAGGCATCCCAGCCTCTTAACACCACTATAGAAGAACAAAAGGAAATAAGTATAGAGGATTTAACTTATAAGGAACTATTGGAATATGTGAAAAGCAAACATATAGAATACAAACCAACAAGGGTAAAGCCAGATGGCATCAGAAATGCTAGAGTTCATGAGGGGGAAATTGGCGGGCTTAAATTATACATTACTACTTCTTTCTATGAAGATGGAAGATTAGGTGAGGTTTATGTAACCGCAGGACGTCAAGGCTCCCTTGTTAAAGGTCTTCTCGATAGCCTATCGACCACTATATCAAAAATGCTTCAATACGGGGTCCCCCCTGAGGACATTGCCAAAATGTATAAGGGACAAAAGTATGAGCCCAGTGGCTTTGTAGGGGGACATCCCTATATAAAAAGTGCCGATTCTATTTCTGATTTAATTAGTAAAATAATCGAAATAGAATTAGGGGATTACTCTCACTGTCAGGTTAAACCTGGGGAAATCCACACAATAACCCCTACTAGCCCCAAGTACATTAATACTACCGGAAATTCTAAAGCTTCCCTCGAAATAATATATGGTGAAATCTGTTCGAATTGTAAGAGTACAAAACTAGTCAAAAATGGTACCTGTAAAGTATGCCTTGATTGTGGCACCACCACTGGCTGTAGTTAATAAACATTAAAAGGCGTGCAAAAATTTGCACGTCTTTTAATTTATAGGTGAGTAATCAAAAATTTTCGGTTCTTTAAAGGGATCATGGAATTCCACATAAGTAGGGGGTACCTTTCCACTTAATACTTTGTCTATTAAAATAACTTTTCTTGATACCTTTATTTGTTCTGAA
It includes:
- a CDS encoding cob(I)yrinic acid a,c-diamide adenosyltransferase, with the translated sequence MDLGLIQVYSGDGKGKTTAAIGQGIRAIGQGMKVIMIQFLKSSYTGELQTLKKLEPDFKVFRFEKPRDFFWNLNEDEKKELKNEIINAMNFANKVLDTGECDILILDEILGAIENDLVDEKEVCNLLDHKPREMEVILTGRKLTNAIKDRVHYISVIESVKHPISGGIEARKGIEY
- a CDS encoding vitamin B12-dependent ribonucleotide reductase, producing the protein MELKDLLFRHYTKELQDSTKTVYDLFQWKNIDIKIVDYSTGKIIIDMENLEFPTHYSQSACDIIASKYFRKKGVPNDRGYEYSLKQVVHRMTAFWVESALHEGLIDESKKQIVYDELAYMMLNQMWAPNSPQWFNTGLKMEYDIDGPPQGHYYYDEKKQDVLPSGDAYTRTQGSACFIVSVDDSLLGEKSLTDQLVTETRLFKYGSGVGSNWSSIRAKGEPLSGGGKSSGLISFLKVFDRNAGAIKSGGTTRRAAKMNILDIDHPEIENFITWKAKEEEKVAALGKMGYSTHFDSEAYETVSGQNANNSVRISDKFMASLDTPDAKWNLKGRIDASMDREISVSELWEDLVYSAWRCGDPGVQFDDIINGWHTCPAGEDGELGKKHNRINASNPCSEYMFLDDTACNLASINITKYYDHENNRFDIEGYLHSIKMVQIVLEATIHWGQFPTADIARKSYHFRTTGLGLTNLGALFMLMAKPYDSDEARNISASLMSILTGYSYYISSLFAKQLKPFTYFDINKEEMLRVIKNHAKAANYDKYEEDFQGLNYDPVVIEHSILTKENHRNISDCLKIVWENALEYGKAYGFRNAQVSVLAPTGTIAFAMDCATTSSEPFFSHVAYKKLVGGGSMEIVNPIIPIALKKLGYTKEQTEDIVKYVLRRENKNGFDIIADGKIEGAPHLKEEHYPIFDTANRCGSGKRYILPEGHVRMMGALTPHISGAISKTVNLPHDASAGDIKKIYLLSWKLGVKAIALYRDGCKASQPLNTTIEEQKEISIEDLTYKELLEYVKSKHIEYKPTRVKPDGIRNARVHEGEIGGLKLYITTSFYEDGRLGEVYVTAGRQGSLVKGLLDSLSTTISKMLQYGVPPEDIAKMYKGQKYEPSGFVGGHPYIKSADSISDLISKIIEIELGDYSHCQVKPGEIHTITPTSPKYINTTGNSKASLEIIYGEICSNCKSTKLVKNGTCKVCLDCGTTTGCS
- a CDS encoding single-stranded DNA-binding protein, encoding MTEHVIQNNQVKIIGKVIKDIEFSHRVYGEGFYTFKVEVPRLSNISDVLPVTISERLLGEKTGILNSMVEVQGQFRSYNQYEQGKNRLLLTIFALDFGIIEDEEEIKHVNQIYLDGFICKEPIYRTTPFGREITDMLLAVNRSYHKSDYIPSIAWGRNAKYAQHLKVGDHLKIWGRVQSREYQKKKEDGEVLSKIAYEVSISKMEIDDDNNRQDEDDDELGNKE